In Desulfurellaceae bacterium, one DNA window encodes the following:
- the rpsB gene encoding 30S ribosomal protein S2, with amino-acid sequence MTDITIKQLLEAGVHFGHQTSRWNPKMKPYIFGARNGIHIIDLQQTVGMLREVANFVSGLVADGGHILFVGTKKQAQDVVREEAERCGMYYVNNRWPGGMLTNFQTIKKSIERLKKLDEMLDTPSINEALTKKELLGIGRERDKLMVTLGGIKNMRKLPDAMFVVDTKKEEISVREANKLGIPVVAAVDTNCDPDTISHKVPGNDDAIRAIRLFTSAVAEAALEGQAQLEERQQAEEKDTAETETAVAEPAAGAGEAEVAEAAVEPAADTAPELAPAAAQTAPSPSAEQAAEAEADGGDE; translated from the coding sequence ATGACCGATATCACAATCAAGCAGCTGCTTGAGGCCGGGGTCCACTTTGGCCACCAGACCAGCCGCTGGAATCCCAAGATGAAGCCGTATATTTTCGGTGCCCGCAACGGGATCCACATCATTGACCTGCAACAGACCGTCGGCATGCTGCGTGAGGTGGCGAACTTTGTCTCGGGGTTGGTTGCCGACGGCGGCCATATTCTGTTTGTCGGCACGAAAAAACAGGCCCAGGACGTTGTGCGGGAAGAGGCCGAACGATGCGGGATGTACTACGTCAACAATCGCTGGCCGGGCGGGATGCTGACCAATTTCCAGACGATCAAGAAGTCTATTGAACGGCTGAAAAAGCTCGATGAAATGCTCGACACCCCCTCGATCAACGAGGCGCTGACCAAAAAGGAACTGTTGGGTATCGGCCGCGAGCGAGACAAGCTGATGGTGACCCTGGGCGGCATCAAGAACATGCGCAAGCTGCCGGACGCCATGTTTGTCGTGGACACCAAAAAAGAAGAAATTTCGGTCCGGGAGGCGAACAAGCTCGGAATTCCGGTCGTGGCTGCGGTTGATACCAACTGCGACCCGGATACGATCAGCCACAAGGTGCCGGGCAACGATGACGCGATCCGGGCCATCCGACTGTTTACCAGCGCGGTGGCTGAAGCGGCGCTTGAGGGCCAAGCCCAGCTTGAGGAGCGCCAGCAGGCCGAGGAAAAAGACACCGCTGAGACAGAGACGGCCGTGGCTGAGCCCGCGGCTGGCGCAGGCGAGGCCGAGGTCGCCGAAGCGGCTGTCGAGCCAGCGGCCGACACCGCCCCGGAACTCGCTCCCGCCGCAGCCCAGACGGCTCCAAGCCCCTCGGCCGAGCAGGCTGCTGAGGCCGAGGCAGACGGAGGTGATGAGTGA
- the rho gene encoding transcription termination factor Rho has translation MNLKTLKEKKISELARIARGFSVDGTSGLRKQDLIFSILQAQAEQSGYIYGEGVLEILSDGFGFLRSPDYNYLPGSDDIYVSPSQIRRFNLRTGDVVSGQIRPPKEGERYFALLKVEVINYEEPERAREKILFDNLTPLYPEEPLRLEYDPEAYTGRIIDLLTPIGRGQRGLIVAAPRTGKTMMLQNIAQGIVNNQKEVILIVLLIDERPEEVTDMQRSVHAEVVSSTFDEPATRHVQVAEMVIEKAKRLVEHGKDVVILLDSITRLARAYNSVVPPSGKLLSGGVDANALRGPKKFFGAARNIEDGGSLTILGTALIDTGSRMDEVIFEEFKGTGNMEIHLDRRLMDKRVFPAVDINRSGTRKEELLLTKEVLNRIWILRKLLSQLNTVEAMEFLMDKIEGTKDNVEFLESMNQ, from the coding sequence CTGAATCTGAAGACGCTCAAGGAAAAGAAGATCAGTGAGTTGGCGAGAATCGCGCGTGGTTTCAGCGTCGATGGCACCTCGGGCTTACGCAAGCAAGACCTCATCTTCTCCATTCTGCAGGCCCAGGCCGAGCAGAGCGGGTATATCTACGGTGAGGGCGTGCTGGAAATTCTGTCCGACGGGTTTGGCTTCCTGCGCTCCCCGGATTACAACTATCTGCCTGGGTCCGACGATATCTACGTCTCCCCGAGTCAGATTCGACGCTTCAATCTGCGCACCGGCGATGTAGTCTCCGGCCAGATTCGTCCACCCAAAGAGGGCGAGCGCTACTTTGCCCTCCTCAAGGTCGAGGTCATCAACTATGAGGAACCGGAGCGCGCGCGCGAAAAAATCCTGTTCGATAATTTGACGCCCCTCTATCCTGAGGAGCCCTTGCGGCTCGAATACGACCCCGAGGCGTATACCGGACGGATCATTGATCTGCTAACCCCGATCGGCAGGGGCCAGCGCGGCCTCATCGTCGCCGCCCCGCGCACCGGCAAGACGATGATGTTGCAGAACATCGCCCAGGGCATTGTCAACAACCAGAAAGAAGTCATCCTCATCGTGCTGCTGATTGACGAACGGCCGGAAGAAGTCACCGATATGCAGCGCTCGGTGCACGCCGAGGTCGTCAGCTCCACGTTTGACGAGCCGGCCACCCGTCATGTCCAGGTGGCTGAGATGGTGATTGAGAAGGCCAAGCGCCTCGTCGAGCACGGCAAAGACGTGGTGATTCTGCTCGATAGCATCACCCGCCTGGCCCGGGCTTACAACTCGGTCGTTCCGCCCAGCGGCAAGCTGCTGTCGGGTGGGGTGGACGCCAACGCCCTGCGCGGTCCCAAGAAATTTTTTGGCGCGGCCCGGAATATCGAAGACGGCGGCAGCCTGACCATTCTCGGCACCGCCCTGATTGATACCGGCAGCCGTATGGATGAGGTCATCTTTGAAGAGTTCAAGGGCACCGGGAATATGGAAATTCACCTGGACCGGCGCCTGATGGACAAGCGCGTTTTTCCGGCGGTCGATATCAATCGGTCCGGCACCCGCAAGGAGGAACTGCTGCTGACCAAAGAGGTATTGAACCGGATTTGGATTCTGCGCAAACTGCTCTCGCAGCTCAATACCGTCGAGGCCATGGAATTCCTGATGGACAAGATAGAGGGGACGAAAGATAATGTCGAATTTCTGGAATCGATGAACCAGTAG
- a CDS encoding RluA family pseudouridine synthase: MAGQAAFRPGQVSGVDSPRRFVISAEHGGQRLDRVVSSVIAATRSQAKVLIDQARVLVNGQPKKAGYCVRVDDTLCIEPLLAAPPLAAPQAIPLDVLYEDEVLLAINKPPAMVVHPAPGQWQGTVVNALLFRWGWRDSGHSLRPGILHRLDKDTSGVLLVAKDEGSAEHLARQFRARQVHKTYGAVAVGRFRAQTGRIELPIGRHPTDRKKMSVHARHSRAALSRYQVVAEAQGLSFVRLFPTTGRTHQLRVHMAALGHPLVGDQVYGPAQARLRGAPAVAQTFGRQALHAEAIRFSHPVQGRMMTIRAPYPPDMRALLGAMGVSETRPVN, translated from the coding sequence ATGGCTGGGCAAGCAGCATTCCGGCCGGGACAGGTGAGCGGTGTCGATTCGCCGCGACGGTTTGTGATCTCGGCAGAGCACGGCGGCCAGCGTTTGGATCGGGTTGTCTCCAGCGTCATCGCCGCTACCCGCTCGCAGGCCAAGGTGTTGATCGATCAGGCCCGGGTGCTGGTCAACGGCCAGCCAAAAAAAGCTGGCTACTGCGTCCGGGTCGACGACACGCTGTGTATTGAGCCCCTGCTCGCAGCGCCGCCGCTGGCGGCTCCCCAGGCTATTCCCCTGGACGTCTTGTATGAGGATGAGGTTCTCCTGGCGATCAACAAACCTCCGGCCATGGTCGTCCATCCCGCGCCCGGACAGTGGCAGGGGACGGTCGTGAACGCGCTGTTGTTCCGCTGGGGCTGGCGCGATTCCGGCCACTCGCTGCGGCCCGGCATTCTGCACCGTCTGGACAAAGACACCTCAGGGGTCCTGCTCGTGGCCAAGGACGAGGGCAGTGCCGAGCACCTCGCCCGCCAGTTCCGGGCGCGTCAGGTCCACAAGACCTATGGGGCTGTCGCGGTGGGACGCTTCCGAGCCCAGACCGGACGGATCGAGCTGCCGATTGGCCGCCACCCGACCGACCGGAAGAAGATGTCCGTGCATGCCCGTCACAGTCGGGCTGCGCTGAGCCGTTACCAGGTTGTGGCCGAGGCCCAGGGGCTGTCCTTTGTCCGTCTGTTCCCCACAACTGGCCGCACCCACCAGCTGCGGGTGCATATGGCGGCGCTTGGCCATCCGCTCGTCGGGGATCAGGTGTATGGTCCGGCTCAGGCCAGACTGCGTGGAGCACCGGCCGTGGCGCAGACCTTTGGGCGTCAGGCCTTACACGCCGAGGCGATCCGGTTTTCCCATCCCGTCCAGGGGCGGATGATGACGATCCGCGCCCCCTATCCGCCGGATATGCGGGCCTTGCTGGGGGCGATGGGCGTTTCGGAGACGCGGCCCGTGAATTGA
- a CDS encoding bifunctional riboflavin kinase/FAD synthetase, with protein sequence MEIIRHILRQPRLPHPVVSLGNFDGVHLGHQTILRRLVQEAERRRGTALVVTFHPHPLSVLRPARPLPLILSLREKLDSLAQQGVQRVVLQRFSRAFSRLSPEEFVDQYLVRAIGVEHVIIGHNFSFGRDRSGSAEALERLGQRHDFGVEVVGPVRVLDRAVSSSAIRSLLSAGDLDGATALLSRPYTVSGRVQQGFRRGRTIGFPTANLRPRADLLLPDGVYAVRIEVGQQTRLAGVANVGVNPTFGHNARTVEAHIFDFSADIYGQRLRVGFVARLRGERKFPSVPDLVRQIREDAERARTLLGR encoded by the coding sequence ATGGAGATCATCCGGCATATCCTGCGCCAGCCCCGTCTGCCCCACCCAGTCGTGAGCCTGGGAAACTTCGACGGAGTGCATCTCGGCCACCAGACGATTCTGCGCCGTTTGGTCCAGGAGGCCGAGCGGCGTCGGGGAACGGCACTCGTTGTGACCTTTCATCCCCATCCGCTTTCGGTCCTGCGGCCCGCCCGCCCGCTGCCGTTGATTCTGAGCCTGCGCGAGAAATTAGACTCCCTCGCCCAGCAGGGGGTACAGCGGGTGGTGCTCCAGCGTTTTTCGCGCGCCTTTTCGCGCCTCAGCCCGGAGGAGTTCGTCGACCAGTATCTGGTTCGGGCCATAGGCGTCGAACACGTCATCATCGGCCATAACTTCAGCTTCGGCCGGGACCGTAGCGGCAGCGCCGAGGCGCTTGAGCGACTGGGCCAGCGCCATGATTTTGGGGTTGAGGTGGTCGGGCCGGTCCGGGTGCTGGACCGGGCGGTGAGCAGTTCGGCCATTCGGTCGCTGCTGAGCGCGGGCGATTTGGACGGGGCCACCGCGCTCCTGAGCCGCCCCTACACCGTCAGCGGCCGTGTCCAACAAGGCTTTCGGCGTGGACGCACGATCGGCTTTCCGACCGCCAATCTCCGGCCCCGGGCCGATCTGCTGCTGCCTGACGGCGTCTACGCGGTACGGATCGAGGTGGGCCAGCAGACCCGACTGGCTGGCGTAGCCAATGTCGGAGTCAACCCGACCTTCGGCCACAATGCGCGGACGGTTGAGGCCCATATCTTTGATTTCTCGGCGGACATCTACGGCCAGAGGCTGCGGGTCGGCTTTGTTGCCCGGCTGCGAGGAGAAAGAAAGTTTCCCTCCGTGCCAGACTTGGTCAGGCAAATCCGAGAGGATGCCGAGCGTGCGCGTACCCTCTTGGGCCGGTGA
- the ybgF gene encoding tol-pal system protein YbgF, producing MKGLRFSVVLLPLLGACATQYDVQRAQEGSQVLRTGIANVEASVTDVRREVAELRGTLETVQHRLERVARERPTPQVQDRQDLQEMEERIARLEQAERNRPSFPPQGPVATSSLSQSDEVPPDPDIPPVSAHEVERPPEMLREQQEYTLALELLRAQDYEQAVQQFRTFQRTYPASDMADDALYWIGEIYFMQRDYNRAILALNDVVLQYEKGDRRPDALVRQAEAFLEIGDRNSPRLILRKVMDDYPDSAAISKARSLLQSLEP from the coding sequence GTGAAGGGACTCAGATTTTCTGTCGTGCTGCTGCCGCTCCTGGGCGCTTGTGCGACGCAGTATGACGTGCAGCGTGCCCAGGAGGGCAGTCAGGTTTTAAGGACCGGCATTGCCAATGTGGAAGCCTCGGTGACCGATGTGCGTCGAGAGGTGGCTGAGTTGAGGGGAACGCTTGAGACGGTCCAGCACCGTCTTGAGCGCGTCGCCCGCGAGCGCCCGACGCCTCAGGTTCAGGATCGGCAGGACCTGCAGGAGATGGAGGAACGTATCGCCAGGCTGGAACAGGCGGAGCGGAACCGCCCCTCGTTTCCGCCTCAGGGTCCGGTCGCCACCTCGTCTCTGTCGCAGTCCGACGAAGTGCCGCCGGACCCCGATATCCCACCCGTTTCGGCCCACGAGGTCGAACGGCCGCCCGAAATGCTCCGCGAACAGCAGGAGTATACCCTGGCTCTCGAGTTGCTGCGTGCCCAAGACTACGAGCAGGCGGTCCAACAGTTCCGGACGTTTCAACGGACCTATCCGGCCTCGGACATGGCCGACGACGCCTTGTACTGGATCGGCGAGATCTATTTCATGCAGCGCGATTACAACCGAGCGATTCTGGCGCTGAACGATGTCGTGCTCCAGTACGAGAAGGGCGATAGGCGGCCGGACGCCTTGGTCCGCCAGGCCGAGGCCTTTCTCGAAATCGGGGATCGGAACTCTCCCCGTCTGATTCTGCGCAAGGTGATGGACGACTATCCCGATTCTGCAGCCATCTCCAAAGCCAGATCCCTGCTCCAGTCCCTGGAACCCTAG
- the pal gene encoding peptidoglycan-associated lipoprotein Pal, whose protein sequence is MIADGPQAGGELQDIRFDYDAFDLSPTAREVLQTNADWLRRNPTARVEIEGHCDNRGTVEYNLALGSERARSAYDYLVSLGVASDRLSTISYGEEAPLCAEDSEACWRQNRRAHFLIISR, encoded by the coding sequence ATGATTGCGGATGGACCTCAGGCTGGCGGGGAGTTGCAGGATATTCGTTTTGACTATGATGCCTTCGATCTCTCGCCGACCGCCCGAGAAGTCTTGCAGACCAATGCAGACTGGCTGCGCAGGAATCCGACGGCCCGGGTTGAGATTGAGGGCCACTGTGACAATCGGGGAACCGTGGAATACAATCTGGCCCTCGGCTCCGAGCGGGCGCGGTCGGCCTATGATTACCTTGTCTCTCTGGGCGTTGCCTCGGATAGGCTGTCGACCATCAGCTATGGAGAGGAAGCTCCTCTGTGCGCTGAGGACTCAGAGGCGTGTTGGCGGCAAAACCGCCGGGCTCACTTTCTGATCATTAGCCGGTGA
- the tolB gene encoding Tol-Pal system beta propeller repeat protein TolB has protein sequence MGNWQVETWRARRITLRRTCRIGVVGLAVFLGVCRPIQAQIEITVPEPGGAGLPIALSPLSPQPAGSDQGLGVAFSDIIARDLDLSGVFRVIDRGTYLEGPDRVVEAEINFGHWSVLGALALMKGSVWLEGDTLTVEARLFDVAQRRYLGGKRYRGRRADLRRMAHRFADHVMLLLTGEEGPFNSRIAFVSNRAGGRAKEVYVTDLTGAEVERLTHARSLILAPHWNPGATDLFYISYKRGGPYPFRFELRSGKEWQLSQTIGYSGQWSPDGKTIAVSGERNGNIDLFLLSPQGRLLRRLTTNPGIDVSPAWSPDGRRLAFCSSRSGGPQIYVLDLASGKIRRVTFSGAYNTSPTWSPKGGLIAYTSQSRGMRVKIADIASGRERTVAAGEDPSWSPDGRYVVLSADGRLWIASQDGRSVKQLTAGGGDDTSPTWSARLQ, from the coding sequence ATGGGCAACTGGCAAGTCGAGACGTGGCGCGCGCGGCGGATCACGCTGAGGCGAACCTGCCGAATCGGGGTTGTGGGCCTGGCGGTGTTCCTCGGAGTGTGCCGCCCGATCCAGGCCCAGATCGAAATCACTGTACCCGAACCGGGCGGGGCAGGGCTGCCGATTGCGCTCTCGCCTCTGTCCCCGCAGCCAGCGGGTTCCGACCAGGGTCTGGGAGTGGCCTTCTCTGATATCATTGCCCGTGACCTCGACCTGTCCGGCGTGTTCCGGGTCATTGACCGCGGGACCTATCTTGAGGGGCCGGACAGAGTCGTGGAGGCCGAGATCAACTTTGGCCACTGGTCGGTGCTGGGCGCGCTGGCCCTGATGAAGGGCAGCGTGTGGCTCGAAGGAGACACGCTGACCGTCGAAGCGCGTCTGTTTGACGTTGCCCAGCGTCGGTACCTGGGCGGCAAGCGCTACCGTGGTCGGCGAGCGGACCTACGCAGAATGGCGCATCGTTTCGCCGACCATGTGATGCTGCTCCTGACCGGTGAGGAAGGTCCGTTCAACTCCAGAATCGCGTTTGTGTCCAACCGGGCCGGCGGGCGGGCCAAAGAAGTCTATGTCACCGACTTGACCGGAGCCGAGGTCGAGCGGCTGACTCACGCGAGAAGCCTCATCCTGGCACCGCACTGGAATCCTGGAGCGACCGATCTGTTCTATATTTCGTACAAGCGGGGCGGTCCCTATCCGTTTCGCTTTGAACTGCGTAGCGGCAAGGAGTGGCAGCTGTCGCAAACCATCGGCTACAGCGGACAGTGGTCGCCAGACGGGAAGACCATCGCCGTGAGCGGAGAAAGAAACGGCAATATTGATCTTTTTCTCCTCTCTCCCCAGGGACGTCTGCTCCGCCGTCTGACGACCAACCCTGGCATTGACGTCTCGCCCGCCTGGTCGCCAGACGGACGTCGCCTGGCGTTTTGTTCGAGTCGCAGCGGCGGACCGCAAATTTATGTGCTGGATCTCGCTTCGGGAAAGATCCGGCGGGTGACTTTCTCGGGCGCGTATAATACCTCGCCGACCTGGTCGCCCAAGGGTGGGCTGATTGCGTACACGAGCCAATCCCGTGGGATGCGGGTTAAAATCGCCGATATTGCCTCCGGCCGGGAGAGGACTGTGGCGGCTGGGGAGGATCCCTCCTGGTCGCCAGACGGGCGCTATGTGGTGTTGAGCGCGGACGGTCGGCTGTGGATTGCCAGTCAGGATGGCCGCAGCGTCAAACAATTGACGGCTGGGGGGGGAGATGATACTAGTCCGACATGGTCAGCTCGCCTCCAGTGA
- a CDS encoding TonB C-terminal domain-containing protein → MRTAERTARQPVGSRTVGGSGSGGGPGRRPPAFVGYTVLVQQRVKDSWIVTHQQAGLTAVVQFGIRPNGEIADIDLTRSSGNAAFDQSALRAVHHANPLPPPPVEHLHEFLSQKVQVAFGE, encoded by the coding sequence ATGAGAACGGCCGAACGAACCGCCCGGCAACCGGTCGGGTCCAGAACGGTCGGCGGCTCCGGCTCTGGTGGCGGACCAGGCCGCCGACCGCCGGCCTTTGTCGGGTATACCGTCCTGGTTCAGCAGCGGGTCAAGGACAGCTGGATTGTCACCCATCAACAGGCCGGCTTAACCGCAGTAGTGCAGTTCGGTATCAGGCCCAACGGCGAGATCGCGGATATCGACCTGACGCGTTCGTCGGGCAATGCGGCATTTGATCAGTCGGCCCTGCGTGCCGTGCATCACGCCAACCCGCTCCCCCCGCCACCCGTGGAGCACCTGCATGAGTTTCTGTCCCAGAAAGTCCAGGTCGCTTTTGGCGAGTGA
- the tolR gene encoding protein TolR: protein MAFDELGDGSMSQINVTPLVDVMLVLLVIFMVTTPILQQGVGVELPRVEADPMAGQEDQLVVAVSREGEVYLNAAELEIEALQTTLAAAVRNRPDQTVYLRADKNVMYGRVVEVMAAVRRAGVARLGMVTEALGADAVQTQPTQEMTEQ from the coding sequence GTGGCATTTGATGAGTTGGGCGATGGCAGCATGTCGCAGATCAATGTGACGCCCTTGGTTGATGTGATGTTGGTGCTGCTGGTTATTTTCATGGTCACCACACCGATACTTCAGCAGGGCGTTGGTGTTGAACTGCCCAGGGTAGAGGCCGACCCCATGGCCGGCCAGGAAGATCAACTGGTTGTGGCCGTCAGCCGGGAAGGGGAGGTGTATTTGAATGCGGCGGAGCTTGAGATTGAGGCCCTGCAAACGACTCTCGCAGCTGCGGTCCGCAACCGTCCGGATCAAACCGTGTATCTGCGCGCTGATAAAAACGTTATGTATGGCAGAGTGGTAGAGGTCATGGCTGCGGTCCGACGGGCCGGAGTGGCCAGGCTGGGCATGGTGACCGAAGCCTTGGGTGCAGACGCGGTGCAGACACAACCGACTCAAGAGATGACGGAGCAGTGA
- the tolQ gene encoding protein TolQ: MEDSLLGAAARQTFAQPTVLEMVTGSGPVVQAVLYLLVLFSIISWAIVFFKFRQLLRTRRESEQFTVVFWETKNLSSIHTASLEMKESATAQIFRAGYQELMRITRARKQPQDPAHKPDSFEDIDEGGVENVERAMRRAAREQLTRLESGLTFLATTAATAPFIGLFGTVWGIMNAFLGLGSSTGSTIQAVAPGIAEALIATAIGLAAAIPSVVAYNHFSRQVRLVSLGMENFLAEFLNIAERHFL; encoded by the coding sequence ATGGAAGATTCGCTCTTGGGCGCGGCTGCCCGGCAAACGTTTGCTCAGCCGACTGTACTCGAAATGGTCACCGGCTCCGGTCCGGTCGTCCAAGCCGTCCTCTACCTGCTGGTGCTGTTCTCGATCATCAGCTGGGCGATTGTATTCTTCAAATTCCGCCAACTGCTCCGCACCCGGCGCGAGTCTGAGCAGTTTACCGTGGTGTTCTGGGAGACAAAAAATCTGTCCTCCATCCACACCGCCAGCCTGGAGATGAAGGAGAGTGCGACGGCCCAGATCTTTCGCGCCGGCTATCAGGAACTGATGCGGATCACGCGTGCCCGCAAGCAGCCCCAGGATCCCGCCCACAAACCGGACTCCTTCGAAGACATTGACGAGGGCGGGGTCGAGAATGTCGAGCGGGCGATGCGCCGGGCCGCCCGGGAACAGCTGACCCGGCTGGAGAGCGGTTTGACCTTTCTGGCCACCACCGCCGCCACCGCCCCTTTCATCGGTCTGTTTGGCACCGTGTGGGGGATTATGAACGCCTTCCTGGGCCTGGGCTCAAGCACCGGCTCAACGATTCAGGCGGTCGCGCCGGGCATCGCCGAGGCTCTGATCGCCACCGCTATCGGCCTGGCCGCAGCGATTCCGTCGGTCGTGGCCTATAATCACTTCAGCCGTCAGGTTCGGCTGGTATCTCTGGGCATGGAAAACTTCCTGGCCGAGTTTCTGAATATTGCCGAGCGCCATTTTTTGTAG
- the gap gene encoding type I glyceraldehyde-3-phosphate dehydrogenase, with amino-acid sequence MAVRIGLNGFGRIGRNLFRASINEPGLEFVAINDITDAATLAHLLRYDSVHGRLEADIAAEPDALIVNGKRIQVCQERNPADLPWKALGVEVALECTGLFTDRDKASLHLSAGAKKVLISAPAKGADLTLCYGVNHASYDPASHHIISNASCTTNCLSPVAKVLHETFGVKRGLMTTVHAYTNDQRILDLPHSDIRRARAAAQSMIPTSTGAARAVGEVLPELKGKLDGMAVRVPTANVSVVDLVAELDKTASAEAVNQAMQAAAEGPLKGVLQYCREELVSVDFNGNPHSSIFDAALTKVMDNNFVKVLSWYDNEWGFSNRMRDVSLYIGQSLS; translated from the coding sequence ATGGCTGTACGCATAGGACTGAACGGTTTTGGACGGATCGGGCGGAATCTGTTTCGGGCCAGCATCAACGAACCCGGGCTCGAATTTGTGGCCATCAACGATATCACCGACGCCGCAACCCTGGCCCATTTGTTGCGCTACGATTCGGTCCACGGTCGCCTCGAGGCCGATATTGCGGCCGAACCGGACGCTCTGATTGTCAACGGTAAACGCATTCAGGTCTGCCAGGAACGCAATCCGGCAGACCTGCCTTGGAAAGCCCTCGGGGTTGAGGTGGCGCTCGAATGCACCGGGCTGTTTACCGACCGTGACAAGGCGTCCCTGCACCTGTCTGCCGGAGCAAAAAAAGTACTGATTTCGGCCCCGGCCAAAGGGGCGGATTTAACCCTGTGTTACGGGGTGAATCATGCCAGCTACGACCCGGCCTCGCACCATATTATTTCCAACGCGTCGTGTACCACGAATTGTCTCTCGCCGGTCGCCAAGGTCTTACACGAAACGTTTGGCGTCAAACGGGGACTGATGACGACCGTCCACGCCTACACCAACGACCAGCGTATTCTCGATCTGCCCCACTCCGATATTCGGCGCGCCCGCGCGGCCGCCCAGTCCATGATCCCGACCTCAACCGGCGCCGCCCGCGCGGTCGGCGAAGTCCTGCCCGAACTCAAGGGCAAACTTGACGGCATGGCCGTTCGGGTTCCCACGGCCAATGTGTCGGTGGTCGATCTGGTCGCCGAACTCGACAAGACAGCCAGTGCCGAAGCGGTCAATCAGGCGATGCAGGCGGCGGCCGAAGGCCCGCTCAAGGGCGTCCTCCAGTACTGCCGGGAGGAACTGGTTTCGGTCGATTTCAACGGCAACCCGCATTCGTCTATTTTCGACGCCGCCCTGACCAAGGTGATGGACAACAACTTTGTCAAAGTCCTGTCCTGGTACGACAACGAGTGGGGCTTTTCCAACCGGATGCGGGACGTCTCGCTCTACATCGGCCAGAGCCTGAGTTAG
- the tpiA gene encoding triose-phosphate isomerase: protein MATRRPLLAGNWKMHGTRSETERLLSALIQALGGVDPAQREIVVAPPFSALETAARLLADTPIRLAAQNLHWEPHGAFTGEVSGPMLKEAGCAYVILGHSERRQYFAETDESVARKVRAARRDGLLPIVCVGESLEERESGATLAVIDRQIRGALQDSELAQDLDQDPAALTGLVIAYEPVWAIGTGRSAAPDQAQEVHAAIRATLGSLIGPATADTTRLLYGGSVKPDTVDDLMARPDIDGALVGGASLQADSFARIVNFR, encoded by the coding sequence ATGGCCACCCGTCGTCCCCTGCTCGCCGGCAACTGGAAAATGCACGGCACCCGGTCCGAGACCGAGCGCCTGCTGTCAGCCCTGATCCAGGCCTTGGGCGGCGTCGACCCCGCCCAGCGGGAAATCGTGGTCGCCCCGCCGTTCAGCGCCCTGGAGACCGCCGCCCGCCTGCTGGCCGACACGCCCATCCGTTTAGCCGCCCAGAATCTCCACTGGGAGCCGCACGGGGCGTTCACCGGCGAGGTGTCGGGTCCCATGCTCAAAGAAGCCGGCTGTGCCTACGTCATTCTCGGCCATTCCGAGCGGCGTCAATACTTCGCCGAGACCGACGAGAGCGTGGCCCGCAAGGTCCGGGCCGCCCGGCGGGACGGGTTGTTGCCGATCGTGTGTGTGGGGGAGTCGCTTGAAGAGCGTGAGAGCGGAGCGACCCTGGCCGTCATCGACCGTCAAATCCGGGGCGCCCTCCAGGACTCAGAGCTGGCCCAAGACCTGGACCAAGACCCGGCGGCCCTGACAGGCTTGGTGATCGCCTACGAACCGGTCTGGGCGATTGGGACGGGCCGCAGCGCGGCACCCGACCAGGCTCAGGAAGTCCACGCGGCCATACGCGCGACCTTGGGTAGCCTGATCGGTCCGGCCACGGCCGACACGACACGTCTGTTGTACGGCGGCAGTGTAAAGCCCGACACCGTCGACGATCTCATGGCCCGGCCGGACATAGACGGGGCGCTAGTCGGCGGGGCCAGCCTGCAGGCCGACTCCTTTGCCCGCATCGTCAACTTCCGTTAG
- the secG gene encoding preprotein translocase subunit SecG, with protein sequence MSYTLVTLVHVLACFFLVLVVLLQTGKGSDVGAVFGGSSQTIFGSSGAGNFLTKTTTGIAVLFMLTSLFLSYGASRQTTESLFDAISTESLGVQEELPAAIPGTEAGSAPGDSGTAGQPEAATEPQAAAPTSPEPRRLP encoded by the coding sequence ATGTCGTACACGCTAGTAACTCTCGTCCACGTTCTGGCCTGTTTTTTCCTGGTCCTGGTCGTCCTGCTCCAGACCGGCAAGGGTTCTGATGTCGGGGCGGTTTTTGGCGGCTCCAGCCAGACCATCTTCGGCAGCTCGGGCGCCGGCAATTTTTTGACCAAAACCACCACCGGCATCGCGGTTCTGTTCATGCTGACCTCTCTCTTTCTGTCCTACGGCGCATCCCGCCAGACAACCGAAAGCCTGTTTGACGCGATCTCGACCGAGAGCCTGGGCGTCCAGGAAGAGCTGCCGGCAGCCATTCCAGGCACGGAGGCCGGCTCAGCCCCGGGCGACTCCGGCACGGCGGGCCAGCCTGAAGCGGCGACCGAACCACAGGCCGCTGCCCCGACCAGCCCGGAACCGCGCCGGCTGCCCTGA